In Manduca sexta isolate Smith_Timp_Sample1 chromosome 23, JHU_Msex_v1.0, whole genome shotgun sequence, one DNA window encodes the following:
- the LOC119190248 gene encoding protein abrupt-like, with amino-acid sequence MATETVLCPGGAAAGGEQQYSLRWNDFHSAMVSSFRRLRDEEDFVDVTLACAGATFTAHKVVLSACSPYFRRLLKANPCQHPIVILRDVHDKDMESLLRFMYQGEVHIGQEQLKEFLRAAQLLQVRGLTDVPAPAPVSSLEPKASPSSSSWTETGSGASREGRDSQQREGRRLRRPDDSANTTPPPKRARSSDLYQAQMKTRTEQLLAAQGASPETLGTNGHELALFSQALDNAQNPHLSGSNNLSGDGEESSSD; translated from the exons ATGGCGACCGAGACAG TACTGTGTCCAGGGGGCGCCGCGGCCGGCGGCGAGCAGCAGTACTCGCTGCGCTGGAACGACTTCCATTCCGCCATGGTGTCTTCTTTCCGCCGGCTGAGGGATGAGGAGGACTTCGTAGACGTCACCCTTGCGTGCGCAGGCGCCACATTCACGGCACATAAg GTGGTGTTGTCAGCGTGCAGCCCTTACTTCCGGCGGCTACTTAAGGCGAACCCGTGCCAGCATCCCATCGTCATCCTGCGGGATGTGCACGACAAAGATATGGAGAGCCTTCTCAG ATTCATGTATCAAGGCGAAGTTCACATCGGCCAGGAGCAACTCAAAGAGTTCCTGCGAGCAGCACAACTGCTGCAAGTTAGGGGGCTGACAGATGTACCGGCACCGGCGCCTGTCTCCTCCCTCGAACCTAAAGCTTCTCCa TCGTCGTCGTCGTGGACGGAGACAGGCAGCGGCGCGTCGCGGGAGGGGCGCGACTCGCAGCAGCGCGAGGGTCGACGGCTGCGGCGGCCTGACGATAGCGCCAACACTACGCCACCGCCCAAACGAGCACGCTCGAGCGACCTCTACCAGGCGCAGATGAAGACGAG GACGGAGCAGTTGCTGGCAGCGCAGGGCGCGAGCCCCGAGACGCTCGGCACCAACGGACACGAGCTCGCGCTCTTCAGCCAGGCGCTCGACAACGCGCAGAACCCGCATCTCTCAGGGTCCAACAACTTG TCTGGCGACGGCGAGGAGTCCTCATCAGAC